The Montipora foliosa isolate CH-2021 chromosome 1, ASM3666993v2, whole genome shotgun sequence genome has a window encoding:
- the LOC138001640 gene encoding centromere protein T-like — protein sequence MEEATPRGMIRGVLITASISKSSRKNRNTPRAANDKDTPANHPSHSEIATRILTRSQSRSLNKKKAAFGFQTPTDLTTPRTLIAGYLQAAPVAASAVKQVTVTSKKDANETLVTRQSNVDENNTPRTIIQNLLHEGLPETPVEPILSADKDDDDDALLQASKGTASSSPVTSITDKQENSVERSLPMTTIVDTDDTTTIDATTSPLVSCKDGKKTFQGEGDQESQELGVLSSLVSEHVEQTDTLISDDAMPTSREWKDLVTPELPLDMSSAPVTEVSSLMLSETQRYPDTRPFFGGKPSKRKVSGKTSKKPYGPKMPSALVKNIFQHFSSAKVSKEALQAVELGSNLFFKQLSSDLMTYCQHSHRSTIELADVELLMKRQGFITNRESLYSLVEKYLPLEYREEIIPTVQAGNKILLK from the exons ATGGAAGAAGCGACTCCTCGAGGAATGATACGTGGGGTTTTGATCACTGCAAGTATAAGCAAAAGCTCTCGAAAGAATAGAAATACACCAAGAGCAGCTAATGACAAAGATACTCCTGCTAATCATCCATCTCATTCAGAAATAGCAACCCGAATATTAACGCGGTCTCAATCTCGATCCCTCAACAAGAAAAAGGCTGCATTTGGTTTCCAAACACCTACTGATTTAACAACGCCAAGAACTTTG ATTGCAGGGTATCTTCAAGCAGCTCCAGTGGCAGCAAGTGCAGTGAAACAAGTTACAGTAACGTCAAAAAAAGATGCAAATGAAACATTAGTCACAAGGCAAAGTAATGTGGATGAAAATAATACCCCAAGGACTATCATTCAAAATCTTTTACATGAAG GTTTACCAGAAACTCCTGTAGAACCAATCTTGTCTGCtgataaagatgatgatgatgatgctttACTGCAAGCATCCAAAGGGACAGCCAGCTCTTCCCCCGTCACAAGCATTACTGATAAACAGGAGAATTCTGTCGAAAGGTCACTTCCCATGACAACCATTGTTGATACAGATGATACGACTACAATAGATGCAACTACAAGTCCCCTGGTCTCTTGTAAGGATGGCAAAAAAACTTTCCAGGG TGAAGGTGATCAAGAATCTCAAGAACTTGGTGTTCTATCATCACTTGTATCGGAACACGTTGAGCAAACAGACACATTGATCAGCGATGATGCCATGCCAACATCTCGGGAATGGAAGGACTTGGTTACCCCTGAGTTGCCCCTTGACATGTCGTCTGCACCAGTCACTGAGGTGTCTAGCTTAATGCTCAGTGAAACACAAAG ATACCCTGATACAAGACCGTTTTTTGGAGGAAAACCGTCAAAAAGGAAGGTTTCAGGGAAGACTTCCAA gAAGCCATATGGACCAAAAATGCCGTCTGCTTTGGTCAAGAATATCTTCCAGCACTTTTCCTCTGCAAAAGTGTCTAAAGAAGCTCTTCAAGCAGTTGAATTGGG TTCAAACCTGTTTTTCAAACAGCTGTCATCCGATTTGATGACTTACTGCCAGCATTCCCACAGATCAACTATTGAGCTGGCCGATGTAGAGCTCCTTATGAAAAG GCAAGGTTTCATCACTAACCGTGAATCTCTATACTCTTTGGTTGAAAAATACCTACCGCTGGAATACAGAGAAGAAATTATCCCAACAGTACAAGCAGGAAATAAGATTTTgctgaaataa
- the LOC138002158 gene encoding transcription and mRNA export factor ENY2-like, whose product MTYLRTLNWKMVERIKEGQLSASINQKLVESGERERLKELLRTRLTECGWRDKLRSHCKEVIKQKGLENVTVDDLVAEITPMGRALVPDEVKRDMLLKIRTFLAENS is encoded by the exons ATGACATACTTAAGAACGTTGAATTGGAAGATGGTTGA AAGAATAAAGGAGGGCCAGTTGTCTGCTTCAATAAACCAGAAGTTGGTAGAATCTGGAGAGCGCGAAAG GTTAAAGGAGCTCCTTCGAACCAGGCTTACAGAATGTGGATGGCGCGATAAGTTAAGAAGTCATTGTAAAG AGGTTATTAAGCAGAAAGGACTTGAAAATGTTACTGTTGACGATCTAGTGGCTGAAATAACTCCGATGGGAAGAG CATTGGTACCCGATGAAGTGAAAAGAGATATGCTGCTTAAGATTCGAACATTTCTTGCTGAAAATTCCTAG
- the LOC138001797 gene encoding proteasome subunit alpha type-7-like isoform X1 has protein sequence MSGGSYDRAITIFSPDGHLFQVEYAQEAVKKGSTAVGVRGKNIVVLGVERKAVAKLQEPRTVRKICSLDDHVVMAFAGKDMRYQNHGKLKIIMKSYVLISVLGLTADARILVNRARVECQSHKLTVEDPVTLEYITRYIATLKQRYTQSNGRRPFGISTLIVGFDYDGTPRLYQTDPSGTYHAWKANAIGRSAKTVREFLEKHYSEEVADSDDETIKLAIKALLEVVQSGGKNIELAVMKKGETLKILQPEDVDKFVEDIEKEKEAEAEKKKKEKAGSASK, from the exons ATGTCGGGAGGGTCATATGACAGAGCAATAACTATATTTTCCCCTGATGGGCATCTTTTTCAAGTGGAATACGCTCAAGAAGCCGTAAAGAAAGGTTCTACCGCT GTTGGAGTTCGTGGCAAGAACATTGTCGTTCTGGGAGTCGAGAGAAAGGCAGTCGCCAAACTCCAAGAACCACGTACTGTCCGAAAAATTTGCTCGCTCGATGACCACGTTGTCATGGCTTTTGCAGGTAAGGACATGCGATATCAAAATCATGGAAAGTTAAAGATTATAATGAAAAGCTATGTGTTAATATCTGTTTTAGGCTTGACAGCAGATGCTCGAATCTTGGTGAATAGAGCTCGAGTTGAATGTCAAAGCCACAAATTGACGGTAGAAGATCCAGTTACGCTAGAATACATCACAAGATACATTGCAACGTTGAAACAG CGTTACACTCAAAGCAATGGCCGTCGTCCCTTTGGTATTTCTACGCTGATTGTTGGCTTTGATTATGATGGCACACCGCGGCTATATCAGACAGATCCGTCCGGGACTTATCACGCATGGAAG GCAAATGCAATCGGCCGTAGCGCAAAGACTGTTCGAGAATTCTTAGAGAAGCATTACTCGGAAGAAGTAGCTGATTCGGATGATGAAACAATCAAATTAGCAATAAAAGCATTACTTGAG GTGGTACAGTCAGGGGGTAAGAACATCGAACTTGCCGTcatgaaaaaaggagaaacgcTGAAG ATATTGCAGCCAGAAGACGTGGATAAATTTGTTGAAGACattgagaaagaaaaagaagctgaagctgaaaaaaagaagaaagaaaaagcagGATCCGCCTCCAAATAA
- the LOC138001797 gene encoding proteasome subunit alpha type-7-like isoform X2, which yields MSGGSYDRAITIFSPDGHLFQVEYAQEAVKKGSTAVGVRGKNIVVLGVERKAVAKLQEPRTVRKICSLDDHVVMAFAGLTADARILVNRARVECQSHKLTVEDPVTLEYITRYIATLKQRYTQSNGRRPFGISTLIVGFDYDGTPRLYQTDPSGTYHAWKANAIGRSAKTVREFLEKHYSEEVADSDDETIKLAIKALLEVVQSGGKNIELAVMKKGETLKILQPEDVDKFVEDIEKEKEAEAEKKKKEKAGSASK from the exons ATGTCGGGAGGGTCATATGACAGAGCAATAACTATATTTTCCCCTGATGGGCATCTTTTTCAAGTGGAATACGCTCAAGAAGCCGTAAAGAAAGGTTCTACCGCT GTTGGAGTTCGTGGCAAGAACATTGTCGTTCTGGGAGTCGAGAGAAAGGCAGTCGCCAAACTCCAAGAACCACGTACTGTCCGAAAAATTTGCTCGCTCGATGACCACGTTGTCATGGCTTTTGCAG GCTTGACAGCAGATGCTCGAATCTTGGTGAATAGAGCTCGAGTTGAATGTCAAAGCCACAAATTGACGGTAGAAGATCCAGTTACGCTAGAATACATCACAAGATACATTGCAACGTTGAAACAG CGTTACACTCAAAGCAATGGCCGTCGTCCCTTTGGTATTTCTACGCTGATTGTTGGCTTTGATTATGATGGCACACCGCGGCTATATCAGACAGATCCGTCCGGGACTTATCACGCATGGAAG GCAAATGCAATCGGCCGTAGCGCAAAGACTGTTCGAGAATTCTTAGAGAAGCATTACTCGGAAGAAGTAGCTGATTCGGATGATGAAACAATCAAATTAGCAATAAAAGCATTACTTGAG GTGGTACAGTCAGGGGGTAAGAACATCGAACTTGCCGTcatgaaaaaaggagaaacgcTGAAG ATATTGCAGCCAGAAGACGTGGATAAATTTGTTGAAGACattgagaaagaaaaagaagctgaagctgaaaaaaagaagaaagaaaaagcagGATCCGCCTCCAAATAA